A window from Mesorhizobium sp. WSM2240 encodes these proteins:
- a CDS encoding MFS transporter, which translates to MSSEAETAVDQRYAAFRHGSFLRFWAARFLATFSTQIVSVAVGWQIYDLTRNPFDLGLVGVIQFAPSLLLVLITGVVADRFGRRLIMALAALLEALCALALLVLAIRGLAGPIPIFAVLAAFGIARAFFGPASASLVANLVPADDFANAVAWNSSAWQMATIVGPVAGGLLYGVSPEAAYGTAAVLMLVSSLLVISIPKPAQRTETDKPTLDTLFAGFRYIWSEKIVLGAISLDLFAVLLSGAVALLPVYARDILELGPWGLGLLRAAPGIGAIFVAIWLAGHPLRDHAGRIMFFFVAMFGVFTAVFGVSTVPWLSIFALAMIGATDMVSVYVRETLIQLWTPDEVRGRVNAVNGVFVGASNELGEFRAGTMAALIGTVPAVVFGGVGAVVVAGLWAFLFPELRKVRHLEGRH; encoded by the coding sequence ATGAGTTCAGAAGCCGAGACCGCAGTCGACCAGCGCTATGCCGCCTTTCGCCACGGCTCCTTCCTGCGCTTCTGGGCAGCGCGGTTCCTCGCGACCTTCTCCACCCAGATCGTCTCGGTGGCAGTCGGCTGGCAGATTTACGACCTGACGCGCAATCCGTTCGATCTCGGTCTGGTCGGCGTCATTCAGTTCGCGCCATCTCTGCTTCTTGTCCTGATCACCGGCGTCGTCGCCGACCGGTTCGGGCGGCGGCTGATCATGGCGCTGGCGGCCCTTCTCGAGGCGCTCTGCGCGCTGGCGCTTCTCGTCCTGGCGATCCGCGGACTTGCAGGCCCGATCCCCATTTTCGCGGTGCTGGCGGCGTTCGGGATCGCCCGCGCCTTCTTCGGGCCGGCGTCGGCCTCGCTGGTGGCCAATCTGGTGCCGGCGGACGATTTCGCCAACGCTGTCGCCTGGAATTCGTCGGCCTGGCAGATGGCGACGATCGTCGGTCCGGTCGCGGGCGGCCTGCTCTATGGCGTTTCACCCGAAGCGGCCTATGGAACGGCTGCGGTGCTCATGCTGGTCTCGAGCCTGCTGGTTATCTCGATCCCGAAGCCGGCCCAGCGCACCGAAACCGACAAGCCGACCCTCGACACGCTGTTTGCCGGCTTCCGCTACATCTGGAGCGAAAAGATCGTGCTCGGCGCGATCTCGCTCGACCTGTTCGCGGTGCTTCTGTCGGGAGCAGTGGCGCTGCTTCCAGTCTATGCCCGCGACATCCTCGAACTCGGCCCTTGGGGTCTCGGCCTGTTGCGCGCGGCGCCCGGCATCGGCGCGATCTTCGTCGCCATCTGGCTGGCGGGACACCCGCTCAGAGACCATGCGGGGCGGATCATGTTCTTCTTCGTCGCCATGTTCGGCGTGTTCACCGCCGTATTCGGCGTATCGACGGTGCCTTGGCTGTCGATCTTCGCGTTGGCGATGATTGGCGCGACCGACATGGTCAGCGTCTATGTGCGCGAGACGCTGATCCAGCTCTGGACGCCCGACGAGGTGCGCGGCCGCGTCAATGCCGTCAACGGGGTGTTCGTCGGCGCATCCAACGAACTCGGCGAATTCCGCGCCGGCACGATGGCGGCGCTGATCGGCACCGTGCCCGCCGTGGTGTTCGGCGGGGTCGGCGCGGTCGTGGTGGCAGGTCTCTGGGCCTTCCTGTTTCCGGAACTGCGCAAAGTGCGCCATCTAGAAGGACGGCACTGA
- a CDS encoding glutamine amidotransferase: MPRVATRAARPKILIVLHQETSSPGRVGHLLLENGFDLDIRRPPLGDELPETLDHHAGAVVFGGPMSANDHDDFVKRETEWLAVPLKENRPFLGICLGAQMLVNHLGGKVEGHGEGLVEIGWYPLKPTEEGKQLMHWPEMVYQFHREGFSLPSGATLLATAEIYPNQAFRYGDNAWGIQFHAELTRVMMHRWVVRGAHRFVLPGAQPGRDHLGGRLIWDMHLKRWLTEFLEMIFGNPER; the protein is encoded by the coding sequence ATGCCGCGAGTGGCGACGCGGGCCGCCAGGCCGAAAATTCTGATCGTGCTGCACCAGGAAACCTCGAGCCCCGGCCGCGTCGGCCACCTGCTTCTGGAAAACGGCTTCGATCTCGACATCAGGCGGCCACCGCTCGGCGACGAATTGCCCGAGACGCTCGACCATCACGCCGGCGCGGTTGTGTTCGGCGGACCGATGAGCGCCAATGATCACGACGATTTCGTCAAGCGCGAGACCGAATGGCTCGCCGTCCCGTTGAAGGAAAACCGCCCGTTTCTCGGCATCTGCCTTGGCGCGCAGATGCTGGTCAACCATCTCGGCGGCAAGGTCGAGGGCCATGGCGAAGGGCTGGTCGAGATCGGCTGGTATCCGCTGAAGCCGACCGAGGAAGGCAAGCAGCTGATGCACTGGCCCGAAATGGTCTACCAGTTCCATCGCGAAGGGTTTTCGCTGCCGTCCGGCGCGACACTACTGGCGACCGCCGAGATCTATCCGAACCAAGCCTTCCGCTATGGCGACAATGCCTGGGGCATCCAGTTTCATGCCGAACTGACGCGTGTGATGATGCACCGCTGGGTGGTGCGCGGGGCGCATCGGTTCGTACTGCCCGGCGCCCAGCCGGGCCGCGACCATCTCGGCGGCAGGCTGATCTGGGACATGCATCTGAAGCGCTGGCTCACCGAGTTTCTGGAGATGATCTTCGGCAATCCCGAACGCTGA
- a CDS encoding YggT family protein: MIALIQTVVLALDIYWWLLIASAVFSWLYAFNVVNSRNQFVGTIGNFLFRITEPVLAPVRRFLPDLGGIDISPIIVLLIIFFIRQFLLTTVAPLVI, from the coding sequence ATGATCGCCCTCATTCAGACTGTGGTTCTGGCGCTGGACATTTACTGGTGGCTTCTCATCGCTTCGGCGGTTTTCTCATGGCTCTACGCTTTCAACGTCGTCAATTCCCGTAACCAGTTCGTCGGCACGATCGGCAACTTCCTGTTCCGCATCACGGAGCCGGTGCTGGCGCCGGTCCGTCGCTTTCTACCCGATCTCGGTGGTATCGATATTTCGCCGATCATCGTGCTCTTGATCATCTTCTTCATCCGCCAGTTCCTGCTGACCACGGTTGCGCCGCTCGTCATCTGA
- a CDS encoding DUF167 family protein yields the protein MAGFWRVRDDGIDIHVRLTPRASKDAIEGIEEKMDGRAHLNARVRAVPEKSAANAALEKLVASLMGVPASSVSVVSGATSRLKTVRIAGEARELAAQLKKLVDTGKAGD from the coding sequence GTGGCCGGCTTCTGGCGTGTGCGCGACGACGGGATCGACATCCACGTCCGGCTGACGCCGCGTGCTTCGAAAGACGCCATCGAAGGCATCGAGGAAAAAATGGACGGACGCGCGCATCTCAATGCGCGCGTCCGCGCCGTCCCTGAAAAGAGCGCGGCAAACGCGGCTCTGGAGAAGCTGGTGGCCTCGCTCATGGGCGTTCCAGCGAGCAGCGTATCGGTTGTTTCGGGCGCGACATCGCGCCTGAAGACGGTGCGGATCGCCGGCGAAGCGAGGGAACTCGCGGCGCAGCTGAAGAAGCTCGTGGACACCGGCAAAGCCGGAGATTGA
- a CDS encoding MFS transporter: MVEGKRDAATRRGIWGWMLFDWAQQPFHTLIITFVFAPYFASAVASDAARGQELWGYAAGIGGMLIAFSSPVLGAIADASGPRKPWIFGFSVIGVIGCWMLWYAVPGMENIGLIMIAIMIALVGMEFAAVFNNGMMADLVPRAELGRLSGSAWALGYLGGLVSLIIVLGFLAGQPATGKTLIGLEPLFGLDAATREGDRASGPLTAIWYVIFVLPMFLWTPDAKRRPAADRAVRRGLAELGKTLRRLPSERSYFSFLMSSMFYRDALNALYSFGGIYAAGVLGWSIVQIGIFGILANLTGAIGAWLGGRADQAFGPKAVVSGSILILTVSCILVISTTRTDVLFMTIAAEGSQTNVPDIMFYVAGAFIGAAGGSIQAASRTLLVDQVEKDKVTEAFGLYALSGRATSFIGPLAIAFATAFFASEALGLSSQDAQRLGVTPIIALFMIGLVLLPWVRSRQYEVPAQV; this comes from the coding sequence ATGGTCGAGGGAAAGCGGGACGCTGCGACGCGGCGCGGCATATGGGGCTGGATGCTGTTCGACTGGGCGCAGCAGCCTTTCCATACGCTGATCATAACATTCGTGTTCGCGCCCTATTTCGCCTCCGCGGTGGCGTCGGATGCGGCACGGGGCCAGGAACTCTGGGGCTACGCAGCCGGCATTGGCGGGATGCTGATCGCCTTTTCGTCGCCGGTGCTCGGCGCGATCGCCGACGCGTCCGGTCCGCGCAAGCCGTGGATCTTCGGCTTCTCGGTCATCGGCGTCATCGGCTGCTGGATGCTGTGGTATGCGGTCCCGGGCATGGAGAACATCGGCCTCATCATGATCGCGATCATGATCGCGCTGGTCGGAATGGAGTTCGCGGCGGTGTTCAACAACGGTATGATGGCCGATCTGGTGCCTCGCGCCGAACTCGGGCGGCTGTCGGGCTCGGCCTGGGCGCTCGGCTATCTCGGCGGGCTGGTCTCGCTGATCATCGTCCTCGGGTTCCTCGCCGGACAGCCGGCCACCGGCAAGACGCTGATCGGGCTGGAGCCGCTGTTCGGGCTGGACGCCGCCACACGCGAGGGCGACCGGGCTTCCGGCCCGCTCACCGCCATCTGGTACGTCATCTTCGTCTTGCCGATGTTTCTGTGGACGCCGGACGCCAAGAGAAGGCCTGCGGCCGACAGGGCGGTCAGGCGTGGCCTTGCCGAGCTCGGCAAGACGCTGCGCCGCCTGCCCTCCGAGCGCAGCTATTTTAGCTTCCTGATGTCGTCGATGTTCTACCGCGACGCGCTCAACGCGCTCTATTCCTTCGGCGGCATCTACGCTGCGGGCGTGCTCGGTTGGTCGATCGTGCAGATCGGCATATTCGGGATACTCGCCAATCTGACCGGGGCTATCGGCGCATGGCTCGGCGGCCGCGCCGATCAGGCTTTCGGACCGAAAGCAGTGGTCAGCGGCTCCATCCTCATCCTGACGGTCAGCTGTATCCTGGTGATCTCGACGACCCGCACCGACGTTCTGTTCATGACCATCGCCGCGGAAGGAAGCCAGACCAACGTCCCGGATATCATGTTCTATGTTGCCGGGGCGTTCATCGGGGCAGCCGGCGGCTCGATCCAGGCGGCATCGCGCACGCTGCTGGTCGACCAGGTCGAGAAGGACAAGGTGACGGAAGCATTCGGCCTTTATGCGCTGTCGGGCCGCGCGACCAGCTTCATCGGGCCACTGGCGATCGCGTTCGCGACCGCCTTCTTCGCGTCGGAAGCGCTCGGCCTGTCGAGTCAGGACGCGCAGCGCCTCGGTGTCACGCCGATCATAGCGCTGTTCATGATCGGACTGGTGCTGCTGCCCTGGGTCAGGAGCAGGCAGTATGAGGTGCCGGCACAGGTGTGA
- the purH gene encoding bifunctional phosphoribosylaminoimidazolecarboxamide formyltransferase/IMP cyclohydrolase, which translates to MAVTSKKIPAPDLVPVRRALLSVSDKTGLVDFAAALAHSGIELVSTGGTAKAIADAGIAVRDVSDLTGFPEIMDGRVKTLHPAVHGALLGIRDDPEHQDAMREHGIEPIDLVVVNLYPFEDVRRSGADYASIVENIDIGGPAMVRASAKNHAYVAIVTDPEDYAPLLNALEMNIGNLSLEFRQKLAAKAFARTAAYDAAISAWFAEALEIENPAWRAFGGKLESVMRYGENPHQQAGFYLTGDRRPGVATARQLQGKQLSYNNINDTDAAFELVGEFDASRSAAVAIIKHANPCGVAEAKSLKEAYLKALACDPVSAFGGIVAMNRTLDAEAAEEIVKTFTEVIIAPDASHDAQAIVAPKKNLRLLIAGGLPDPLAAGLSVKSVAGGLLVQGRDNAVVVARDLKVVTKRTPSPVELADLQFAFRVAKHVKSNAIVYAKDGATVGIGAGQMSRVDSSRIAARKALDAAEAASLAEPLTKGSVVASDAFFPFADGLLSAIEAGATAVIQPGGSMRDDDVIAAADEHNIAMVFTGVRHFRH; encoded by the coding sequence ATGGCCGTCACCTCGAAGAAAATCCCCGCTCCCGATCTCGTGCCGGTCCGGCGAGCGCTGCTGTCGGTTTCGGACAAGACCGGGCTGGTCGATTTCGCCGCCGCCCTGGCGCATTCAGGTATCGAGCTGGTCTCCACCGGCGGCACTGCCAAGGCCATCGCCGACGCCGGCATTGCGGTGCGCGACGTTTCCGATCTCACCGGCTTTCCCGAAATCATGGACGGGCGCGTAAAAACGCTGCATCCGGCCGTGCACGGCGCATTGCTCGGCATACGCGACGATCCCGAGCATCAGGACGCAATGCGCGAACACGGCATCGAGCCGATCGACCTCGTCGTTGTCAATCTCTATCCATTCGAGGATGTCCGCCGTTCCGGCGCCGACTATGCCTCGATCGTCGAGAATATCGACATTGGCGGCCCGGCCATGGTCCGCGCCTCGGCGAAGAACCACGCCTATGTCGCGATAGTCACCGATCCGGAGGACTATGCCCCTCTCCTCAACGCGCTGGAGATGAACATAGGCAACCTGTCGCTGGAATTCCGCCAGAAGCTCGCCGCCAAGGCCTTTGCCCGCACCGCCGCCTATGACGCCGCGATCTCGGCCTGGTTCGCCGAAGCTCTGGAAATCGAGAACCCGGCCTGGCGCGCCTTTGGCGGAAAGCTCGAAAGCGTCATGCGCTACGGCGAGAACCCTCACCAGCAGGCTGGCTTTTATCTGACCGGCGACCGCCGTCCGGGTGTCGCCACGGCGCGCCAGCTGCAAGGCAAGCAGCTCTCCTACAACAACATCAACGACACCGACGCCGCCTTCGAACTTGTCGGCGAATTCGATGCTTCGCGCTCGGCAGCGGTCGCTATCATCAAACACGCCAATCCCTGCGGCGTGGCGGAAGCAAAGTCGCTGAAGGAAGCCTATCTGAAGGCGCTGGCCTGCGACCCGGTCTCGGCCTTCGGCGGCATCGTCGCGATGAACCGCACCCTCGACGCCGAGGCCGCCGAGGAGATCGTGAAAACCTTCACCGAGGTCATCATCGCGCCTGACGCCAGCCATGACGCGCAAGCGATCGTTGCGCCGAAGAAGAACCTGAGGCTGCTGATCGCGGGCGGATTGCCTGATCCGCTCGCCGCCGGCCTTTCGGTGAAATCCGTCGCCGGCGGCCTGCTGGTCCAGGGCAGGGACAACGCGGTGGTCGTGGCCCGCGATTTGAAGGTCGTCACCAAGCGGACGCCCTCGCCGGTCGAACTGGCCGATCTGCAATTCGCCTTCCGTGTCGCCAAGCACGTCAAGTCAAACGCTATCGTCTATGCGAAGGACGGCGCGACGGTCGGCATCGGCGCCGGCCAGATGAGCCGGGTCGATTCCTCGCGCATCGCAGCGCGCAAGGCGCTCGACGCCGCTGAAGCCGCGAGCCTGGCGGAACCTTTGACCAAAGGCTCGGTCGTCGCTTCCGACGCGTTCTTCCCCTTTGCCGACGGGCTCTTATCGGCGATTGAGGCCGGCGCCACCGCGGTCATCCAACCCGGCGGCTCGATGCGCGACGACGATGTCATCGCCGCCGCCGACGAGCACAACATCGCCATGGTCTTCACCGGCGTCAGGCATTTCCGGCATTGA
- a CDS encoding TerB family tellurite resistance protein, which translates to MFERLVSFLKKLPPGEPGSRLEREDDPRVAAAALMFHVINADGVRHDVEWERLKEVLSESYGVSGDELESLITAGEKADNEAIDLFAFTSVLKRHLDEEARIEFIRAMWEVVYADGMLHELEDNILWRVAELIGVDRRERVLARQEAARNAPGAIGESADE; encoded by the coding sequence ATGTTTGAACGTCTCGTTTCCTTCCTGAAGAAGCTGCCGCCCGGAGAGCCGGGATCGCGGCTCGAGCGCGAGGACGATCCACGCGTGGCGGCCGCGGCCCTGATGTTCCATGTGATCAATGCGGACGGCGTGCGCCACGATGTCGAGTGGGAGCGGCTCAAGGAGGTGCTCTCGGAGAGCTACGGCGTGAGCGGCGACGAGCTTGAGAGCCTGATCACAGCCGGCGAGAAAGCCGACAACGAGGCGATCGACCTCTTCGCCTTCACCAGCGTCCTGAAGCGGCACCTCGACGAAGAGGCCCGCATCGAGTTCATCCGGGCGATGTGGGAGGTCGTCTATGCCGACGGTATGCTGCACGAGCTCGAAGACAACATATTGTGGCGCGTTGCCGAGCTGATCGGCGTCGACCGGCGCGAGCGGGTGCTGGCGCGCCAGGAGGCTGCGCGCAACGCGCCAGGCGCGATCGGCGAATCGGCGGACGAGTAG
- a CDS encoding FAD-binding dehydrogenase: protein MAEHADAIIVGGGLAGLVAAAELADAGKRVIILEQEGENSLGGQAFWSLGGLFFVDSPEQRRLRIRDSRDLAMQDWLGSAQFDRDEDFWPRKVAEAYVDFAAGEMRAWLHQQGMRWFPVVGWAERGGGHAHGHGNSVPRFHITWGTGPGVLEPFVRRVREHVSQGKIELKFRHRASRLVKTNGAVTGVAGEELEPSTVERGQQSGREAIGDFEFHTGAVVVTSGGIGGNFDLVRKNWPANRLGPPPRSMVAGVPHHVDGRMVAITQAAGGAVINADRMWHYTEGVRNWAPIWPNHGIRILPGPSSLWFDATGNRLPAPCMPGFDTLSTLKHILSTGHDYSWFVLTQKIVKKEFALSGSEQNPDFTSKSWRAVLKSRRGVGAPPPVEAFKEKGEDFIVKSNLRELVAGMNALAGEGLIDHDRLLAQIEARDREVENPFSKDAQVTAIHGARNYLGDRLIRTARPHRILDPENGPLIAVRLHILTRKTLGGLHTNLNSQVLDAAGEPIPGLYAAGEVAGFGGGGYHGYNALEGTFLGGCIFSGRNAGRHAGSN from the coding sequence ATGGCCGAACATGCCGACGCGATCATCGTGGGCGGAGGTCTCGCCGGGCTGGTCGCGGCGGCCGAGCTTGCCGATGCCGGCAAGCGGGTCATCATTCTCGAACAGGAAGGCGAAAACTCGCTCGGCGGCCAGGCCTTCTGGTCGCTTGGCGGGCTGTTCTTCGTCGACAGCCCGGAACAGCGGCGGCTGCGCATAAGGGACAGCCGCGATCTGGCGATGCAGGACTGGCTGGGCTCGGCGCAGTTCGATCGCGACGAGGATTTCTGGCCGCGCAAAGTGGCGGAAGCCTATGTCGATTTCGCCGCCGGCGAGATGCGGGCGTGGCTCCATCAGCAAGGCATGCGCTGGTTTCCGGTGGTCGGCTGGGCCGAGCGAGGCGGCGGCCACGCGCATGGCCACGGCAATTCGGTGCCGCGTTTTCATATCACCTGGGGCACGGGACCGGGCGTGCTCGAGCCGTTCGTCCGGCGCGTGCGCGAGCACGTTTCCCAGGGAAAGATCGAACTGAAATTCCGCCATCGGGCGAGCCGATTGGTCAAGACAAACGGCGCGGTGACGGGCGTTGCAGGCGAGGAGCTCGAGCCATCGACCGTCGAGCGCGGCCAGCAATCCGGGCGCGAGGCAATCGGCGATTTCGAATTTCACACGGGCGCGGTCGTCGTGACCTCCGGCGGCATCGGCGGCAATTTCGACCTGGTCAGAAAGAACTGGCCGGCGAATCGGCTCGGGCCGCCGCCCAGAAGCATGGTCGCCGGCGTGCCGCACCATGTCGACGGCCGTATGGTGGCGATCACGCAGGCGGCCGGCGGCGCGGTCATCAATGCCGACCGCATGTGGCACTACACGGAAGGCGTAAGGAACTGGGCGCCGATCTGGCCGAACCACGGCATCCGCATCCTGCCCGGGCCGTCCTCGCTGTGGTTCGACGCGACCGGCAACCGGCTGCCCGCGCCATGCATGCCCGGCTTCGACACGCTGTCGACGCTGAAACACATCCTTTCGACCGGCCACGACTATTCCTGGTTCGTGCTGACGCAGAAGATCGTCAAGAAGGAATTTGCCTTGTCCGGCTCGGAGCAGAATCCGGACTTTACCTCCAAGTCATGGCGCGCGGTGCTGAAGAGCCGGCGCGGCGTGGGCGCGCCGCCGCCGGTCGAGGCGTTCAAGGAAAAGGGCGAGGATTTCATCGTCAAAAGCAATCTGCGCGAACTGGTCGCCGGCATGAATGCGCTGGCCGGCGAAGGCCTGATCGATCACGACCGGCTGCTGGCCCAGATCGAGGCGCGCGACCGCGAGGTGGAAAATCCGTTCTCCAAGGATGCGCAGGTCACCGCCATCCATGGCGCGCGCAACTATCTCGGCGACAGGCTGATCCGCACGGCCAGACCGCACCGGATACTCGATCCTGAAAACGGCCCGCTTATCGCCGTTCGCCTGCACATCCTCACCCGCAAGACTCTGGGCGGGCTGCACACCAACCTCAATTCGCAGGTCCTGGATGCGGCGGGCGAGCCGATCCCCGGCCTCTACGCCGCGGGCGAAGTGGCCGGCTTCGGCGGCGGCGGGTATCACGGCTACAACGCGCTCGAAGGCACATTCCTCGGCGGCTGCATCTTTTCCGGGCGCAATGCGGGCAGGCATGCTGGCTCAAACTAG